Proteins found in one Macrobrachium nipponense isolate FS-2020 chromosome 4, ASM1510439v2, whole genome shotgun sequence genomic segment:
- the LOC135211523 gene encoding coiled-coil domain-containing protein 39-like has translation MDIVRFFNDFMALDNCPSLAITEEDNHLDDDMDDDMNDDVQDDMNDDMQVDMNDDEQDCEEDENTVCEDVSSSDCEETLHLPCQKTQGAIQINAIISTLQEELEEKVRLAEELRKKVEDLTEEGTKLTRNITELERLNHEKDTQLLSMPAEMEELKREVALKAQETEKLRRENEDKNSSLIILENTVAVLDMEKETLRRDLQQTENNRTELKNELDKKNEDLKKLRDENRRKQNSIESLQKETEDQNFQMNCLEDQLQVLTIEKKLAQDNLQQLELCRKELTDKKRELEDAKAHNLQRDREILHLENELSVKQKEVLSLMKGAESIVEQMDNGKTNEMTRRTVQLEFELAEMKEEVETMEFEKMEAIFELEKLQEEALVQDTKIRSLDIKRLDMISKAKDTFYKEKNFTKMAPKRQPGSERKVGKESSQAKPRCLRKPQVNCKALYRQMDDIEEGILQIRASQRRSAANRRHSKASAKLPSKTKPLSREQIHQKLRTESAANLQRLERDAAMVRNLYKGNYVT, from the coding sequence ATGGATATTGTCCGTTTCTTCAATGATTTTATGGCTCTGGACAACTGTCCGTCGCTGGCCATAACTGAAGAGGACAATCATTTGGATGACGATATGGACGACGATATGAATGACGATGTGCAAGACGATATGAATGACGATATGCAAGTCGATATGAATGACGATGAGCAAGACTGTGAAGAAGACGAAAATACGGTTTGTGAAGATGTCTCTAGTTCAGATTGTGAAGAGACACTGCATTTGCCCTGCCAAAAGACCCAGGGAGCAATCCAGATAAATGCTATCATCTCGACGCTTCAGGAAGAGCTCGAAGAGAAGGTTCGATTAGCAGAGGAACTAAGAAAGAAGGTAGAGGACCTGACCGAAGAAGGAACGAAGCTGACACGAAATATAACTGAGCTGGAACGTCTCAATCATGAGAAGGATACGCAGCTTCTCTCAATGCCAGCCGAAATGGAAGAGCTCAAAAGAGAGGTAGCTCTCAAGGCGCAGGAGACAGAGAAGCTtagaagagagaatgaggacAAAAACTCCTCCCTCATCATTTTGGAAAACACGGTCGCAGTTCTCGACATGGAAAAGGAGACGTTGCGTCGAGATCTGCAGCAGACGGAAAACAATCGAACAGAATTGAAAAATGAACTAGACAAGAAAAATGAGGACCTGAAGAAACTGCGAGACGAGAACAGGAGGAAGCAGAATAGCATTGAAAGTCTGCAGAAGGAAACCGAGGACCAGAACTTCCAGATGAACTGTTTGGAAGATCAATTGCAAGTCCTCACCATTGAGAAAAAGTTGGCCCAAGACAATTTGCAGCAGCTCGAACTATGCAGGAAAGAATTAACTGacaaaaagagggagttggaggatGCTAAAGCACACAACCTCCAGAGGGACAGAGAGATCCTGCACTTGGAGAATGAACTCTCTGTGAAGCAAAAGGAGGTCCTCAGCTTGATGAAAGGAGCCGAAAGTATTGTAGAACAAATGGACAATGGAAAAACCAATGAAATGACGAGGAGGACAGTCCAGCTGGAATTCGAGCTAGCTGAGATGAAGGAGGAAGTAGAGACGATGGAGTTTGAAAAGATGGAGGCCATCTTTGAACTTGAAAAACTCCAAGAAGAGGCCTTGGTACAGGATACAAAAATCAGATCCTTGGACATAAAAAGGCTTGATATGATTAGCAAGGCAAAGGACACTTTCTATAAAGAGAAGAATTTTACCAAAATGGCGCCGAAAAGACAGCCTGGATCAGAGAGGAAAGTTGGAAAGGAAAGTTCTCAGGCTAAACCTCGATGTCTAAGGAAGCCCCAGGTCAACTGCAAAGCCCTCTACCGACAAATGGACGACATCGAGGAAGGGATTCTCCAGATCAGAGCGTCGCAACGACGTTCAGCTGCCAACAGGAGACACTCAAAAGCCTCGGCTAAACTTCCTTCAAAGACGAAGCCTCTAAGTAGAGAACAAATACATCAGAAGCTGAGGACAGAATCTGCAGCTAACCTCCAAAGACTGGAGCGAGATGCTGCAATGGTAAGAAATCTCTACAAGGGCAACTACGTCACTTGA